In a genomic window of Deltaproteobacteria bacterium:
- a CDS encoding nucleoside phosphorylase — protein MDFFDPQAEGVIGARDMVRHLVLPRSSGDEVLELPPRAIVTFSSRMLDGLVRGCSARRCEAWRRRNPKLFLAGAGTERLVLTMSPYGSPAAAMLLEELIAFGVNRALFLGYCGSIQESLGLGDMVLPSLALREDGTSYHYLPRGVECRPDKELFLSLEQYLERRGVSIRAGPVWTTDALYRETRDKIEDYRTRGVLAVEMEMSALFAVASLRMIGVVALLLVSDLLSRDAWTPGFSDPRLLDRERLVNRIVLDWMGGKG, from the coding sequence GTGGATTTTTTCGACCCCCAGGCAGAAGGAGTGATAGGCGCTCGGGATATGGTAAGACATCTCGTTCTACCGAGGTCTTCAGGGGATGAGGTCCTCGAGTTGCCGCCCAGAGCGATCGTGACATTCAGCTCGAGGATGCTGGACGGCCTTGTTCGAGGTTGCAGTGCAAGGAGATGCGAGGCGTGGCGAAGGCGGAATCCGAAGCTCTTTCTGGCCGGGGCAGGGACGGAGCGGCTGGTTTTGACAATGTCTCCATACGGTAGTCCTGCGGCCGCGATGCTCCTCGAGGAGCTCATAGCCTTCGGAGTCAACCGGGCTCTGTTTCTCGGTTATTGCGGATCGATCCAGGAGAGCCTCGGCCTCGGGGATATGGTTCTACCCTCCCTCGCGTTGCGCGAAGACGGTACCTCGTATCACTACCTGCCTCGAGGGGTGGAGTGCCGGCCCGATAAAGAGCTTTTTCTCAGCCTGGAGCAGTACCTGGAGAGAAGGGGTGTGAGTATCAGAGCCGGGCCGGTGTGGACGACGGATGCCCTCTACCGTGAAACGAGAGACAAGATAGAGGATTACCGTACCAGGGGGGTACTGGCGGTGGAGATGGAGATGTCCGCCCTGTTTGCCGTCGCATCGTTGCGGATGATCGGTGTTGTCGCCCTCCTGCTCGTTTCCGACTTGCTCTCCCGTGACGCCTGGACACCGGGTTTCTCGGATCCCAGGCTGTTGGACAGGGAGCGGTTGGTCAACAGAATCGTTCTCGACTGGATGGGAGGGAAGGGGTGA
- a CDS encoding branched-chain amino acid ABC transporter permease, with the protein MNNRTTARERKAIPGHFKALLAIVLFFLLLGGAHLVLSRYLMYIISVMGIYIIATVSLNLTNGYAGLFSLGHAGFMAIGAYASTLLTFPVSLRQAYDLPLLPALLGGQGYQWPFLPAILVAGILAAFGAVLIGAPVLRLRGHYLAVATLGFMVIITTMAKTLKWLTRGSAGIQVIPHYTNVWWVYVWALITVYVIWRIINSSYGRAMMAIRDDETAAQSQGINLVKYKLLSFVIGAFFAGVAGGLYAHLARAIRPYEFSFTMTFEIVIMLVIGGAGTMIGPVVGAALLITLGYALKPLEESLRLYGLIELVYASLLIVIMLWRPQGIVGGNLTLQGLGQWFRRLLGSTGERHKGTLPDPP; encoded by the coding sequence ATGAACAACAGGACTACCGCAAGAGAACGAAAAGCGATCCCGGGCCACTTCAAAGCCCTTCTCGCCATTGTTCTGTTCTTCCTCTTGCTGGGCGGCGCCCATCTCGTGCTCAGCCGATACCTCATGTACATCATCTCTGTGATGGGCATCTACATAATCGCCACAGTGAGTCTGAACTTGACCAACGGATACGCCGGCCTTTTCTCCCTGGGACACGCCGGGTTCATGGCCATAGGGGCTTACGCCTCGACTCTCCTGACGTTCCCCGTCTCCCTGAGGCAGGCCTATGATCTCCCCCTCCTCCCGGCACTGCTCGGGGGGCAGGGCTATCAGTGGCCTTTTCTGCCGGCCATCCTCGTTGCCGGGATCCTCGCGGCCTTCGGAGCGGTCCTCATAGGCGCCCCGGTCCTGAGGCTGAGGGGGCACTATCTGGCCGTTGCGACCCTGGGATTCATGGTCATCATCACTACCATGGCCAAGACCCTGAAATGGCTTACCAGGGGTTCGGCGGGAATCCAGGTGATCCCGCACTATACGAATGTCTGGTGGGTGTATGTGTGGGCTCTTATCACGGTCTATGTGATCTGGAGAATCATAAATTCCTCCTATGGACGGGCCATGATGGCCATAAGGGACGACGAGACGGCTGCCCAGTCACAGGGGATAAATCTGGTGAAGTACAAACTCCTGTCCTTCGTTATCGGGGCCTTCTTCGCGGGGGTGGCCGGAGGGCTCTACGCCCACCTTGCCAGAGCCATCCGGCCCTATGAGTTTTCGTTTACCATGACTTTCGAAATCGTTATCATGCTTGTCATAGGCGGTGCCGGTACCATGATCGGCCCCGTGGTGGGAGCCGCGCTGCTCATCACCCTAGGTTACGCCCTCAAGCCTCTCGAGGAGAGCCTCAGACTCTACGGCCTGATTGAGTTGGTCTATGCGAGCCTCTTGATCGTGATCATGTTGTGGAGGCCACAGGGGATAGTGGGAGGGAATCTGACCCTTCAAGGTCTCGGGCAGTGGTTCAGGCGCCTGCTCGGATCCACAGGAGAAAGGCACAAAGGTACCTTGCCGGATCCCCCGTGA
- a CDS encoding creatininase family protein: MNPIKLEEHNQHSFQEAGIDKAILAVGSTESHGEHLPFGCDTFVSYEIALEVASRLDKTVVAPPVWYGMSLHYRHKPMCISLSNDTLTRVIRDVLESLIYWGIRKVLIINGHDGNIPPIEVAARDIKLEYPDMGLAVLDAWWVTAGNLLPEDTFEVWNGLGHGGEGEMSIGLAIFPELCDPSRAKGRIPDMDPNVKLIWNFQELTDLGATGAPEKGTAEKGRKMKEVLVDYLVGFVKRMEKQNWRYTRE; encoded by the coding sequence ATGAATCCCATCAAGCTCGAGGAGCACAACCAGCATTCCTTCCAAGAAGCCGGAATCGACAAGGCCATCCTGGCCGTGGGTTCGACCGAGAGCCACGGGGAGCACCTGCCCTTCGGATGCGACACCTTCGTCTCTTACGAAATTGCTCTGGAGGTGGCGAGCCGCCTGGACAAGACCGTAGTGGCCCCGCCCGTGTGGTACGGAATGAGCCTGCACTACCGGCACAAGCCCATGTGTATCAGCCTCTCCAACGATACCCTGACCAGGGTGATCAGGGACGTCCTCGAGTCGTTGATTTACTGGGGCATAAGGAAAGTCCTCATCATCAATGGGCACGACGGCAATATCCCCCCTATCGAAGTGGCCGCCCGGGATATCAAGCTCGAATATCCGGACATGGGTCTTGCCGTACTTGACGCCTGGTGGGTGACTGCCGGGAATCTCTTGCCTGAGGACACCTTTGAGGTCTGGAACGGCCTCGGCCACGGGGGAGAGGGAGAGATGTCCATCGGTTTGGCGATCTTTCCGGAGCTCTGTGATCCGAGTCGGGCAAAGGGCAGGATACCGGACATGGATCCAAATGTGAAGTTGATCTGGAATTTCCAGGAATTGACCGACTTGGGTGCAACAGGTGCCCCTGAAAAGGGTACTGCTGAGAAGGGCAGAAAGATGAAGGAAGTTCTGGTCGATTATCTTGTGGGATTTGTCAAAAGGATGGAGAAACAGAACTGGAGATACACAAGAGAGTAG
- a CDS encoding LapA family protein: MKILRTLLYGLLLAATITFSLKNYESVRLRYFHLIDSVELPLFLAVLLSVLFGMAAGGLLDAVMRLRLRRAIQREKKTMEELEKKTAALRSVVLSLSKE, encoded by the coding sequence ATGAAAATCCTGAGAACACTCCTCTACGGGCTGCTCCTGGCGGCTACGATCACGTTTTCATTGAAGAATTATGAAAGCGTCCGGTTAAGGTACTTCCACCTGATCGACTCTGTCGAGCTTCCCCTGTTTTTGGCCGTTCTGCTTTCTGTTCTCTTCGGGATGGCGGCCGGTGGTTTGCTGGACGCGGTTATGCGTCTCCGGCTCAGGAGGGCGATCCAGAGGGAGAAGAAGACGATGGAGGAGCTTGAGAAGAAGACGGCGGCGCTGAGAAGCGTCGTACTGTCCCTTTCCAAGGAGTAG
- a CDS encoding branched-chain amino acid ABC transporter permease: MYASGYIAQQVLNGTVLGSMYALLALGMTVIYGILRLINFAHGAVITIGAFCFYVLFVSLHLPFLAAIALVVIFGGITGILLDLVAYRKIRGGPEVALLITSLGFYIFIENLVKMLASPQPYAFRPPPFLSQVNQTAGGVTFLTIDIFILLVSVGIMVFFALFVKKTKVGIAMRAIAESGETARLVGIDINRVIGLAFVLASAIAAITGFMWGGKYGQISYAMGFMAGVKAFVAVVIGGIGSIPGAMVGGYVLGIAETFSVALLPPGYAEYRDGIVFAILILVLLLKPSGIMGERAKV; the protein is encoded by the coding sequence ATGTATGCATCAGGCTACATTGCACAGCAGGTATTGAACGGGACCGTCTTGGGCAGCATGTACGCGTTGCTGGCCCTTGGAATGACAGTGATTTACGGCATCCTGAGGCTGATCAATTTCGCCCACGGAGCGGTGATAACCATCGGCGCCTTCTGCTTCTACGTGCTCTTTGTCTCGCTCCACCTCCCCTTTCTGGCTGCGATAGCCCTGGTGGTCATATTCGGCGGCATCACCGGGATCCTCCTCGACCTGGTAGCGTACAGGAAGATCAGGGGAGGTCCTGAGGTCGCACTTCTGATCACCTCTCTCGGTTTCTACATCTTCATAGAAAACCTGGTGAAGATGCTGGCTTCGCCGCAGCCGTATGCGTTCCGGCCTCCCCCTTTCCTGAGCCAAGTCAACCAGACCGCGGGAGGGGTTACCTTCCTCACGATCGATATATTCATCCTACTGGTCTCTGTGGGCATCATGGTCTTTTTCGCCCTCTTCGTGAAGAAGACAAAGGTAGGTATCGCCATGAGAGCCATCGCAGAGAGCGGAGAGACGGCCAGATTAGTGGGCATCGATATCAATCGGGTGATCGGCCTTGCCTTTGTCCTGGCATCGGCCATTGCGGCCATAACGGGGTTCATGTGGGGCGGAAAATACGGGCAGATATCCTACGCCATGGGGTTCATGGCCGGGGTCAAAGCCTTCGTGGCCGTGGTGATCGGAGGTATTGGCAGTATTCCGGGGGCCATGGTGGGGGGCTATGTACTGGGCATCGCAGAGACCTTCTCAGTAGCCCTGCTTCCCCCTGGCTATGCCGAATACAGGGATGGAATAGTCTTTGCCATACTGATACTCGTCTTACTCCTCAAACCCTCTGGGATCATGGGCGAAAGAGCGAAGGTATGA
- a CDS encoding amidohydrolase family protein has protein sequence MKVDLKITNCRIVKPDQTLSAGLAIKDGQIVMIAPDHLLPEAVREIDAGGDYVLPGFIDPHMHVDWPDWDLVEATEASTKAAAAGGYTTVIDFLSCPGSLAEFFTEAKTVFEAHSYVDAGFHMAIFTVDQIEEIPKMADLGVSSFKFFLPYRGSEVVLPLVGIDDGIVYLGFREIAKLGYPARALVHCENIEIVFKLKDLFMKAGSEARVTWDDVRPPVCEYEAIGRMVAFSEDTGCPFYIVHMSTKEGVRELKKAKERGIRATGETCVQYLTLTADDVDRTLGKVNPPLRKDRVHAERLWEALEEGIIECIGSDHAPCARKHKTDFWTATVGMAGIQTLIPVLLSEGVNKGRITINKVAEVCSYNVARNFGLLPRKGVIEVGADADLAVVDLTKKSTVRADRLYHISDFSPFEGWELTGSVRYTILRGRVILEDGEFTGKTGLSKFIPRPLKNRRD, from the coding sequence ATGAAGGTCGATTTGAAAATCACCAATTGTCGTATCGTCAAACCGGACCAGACTCTGTCTGCGGGCCTGGCCATAAAGGATGGCCAGATTGTGATGATCGCCCCTGACCACTTGCTGCCCGAGGCAGTCAGGGAAATCGATGCCGGAGGAGACTACGTGCTGCCTGGGTTCATTGACCCTCACATGCATGTGGATTGGCCTGACTGGGATCTGGTGGAAGCGACCGAAGCCTCGACAAAGGCCGCTGCTGCCGGTGGATATACCACGGTGATCGACTTCCTCAGTTGTCCAGGAAGCCTGGCGGAGTTCTTCACCGAGGCCAAGACCGTCTTCGAGGCCCACTCGTACGTGGATGCCGGTTTTCACATGGCGATCTTCACGGTTGACCAGATAGAGGAGATTCCGAAGATGGCGGATCTGGGGGTCTCTTCCTTCAAGTTTTTCCTTCCCTACAGGGGATCTGAGGTCGTGTTGCCCCTTGTGGGGATCGACGACGGAATCGTCTACCTTGGATTCAGAGAGATCGCCAAATTGGGATACCCGGCCAGGGCCCTGGTTCACTGCGAGAACATAGAGATCGTCTTCAAACTGAAAGATCTGTTCATGAAGGCAGGCAGTGAAGCCCGGGTGACCTGGGATGACGTGCGGCCTCCTGTCTGTGAGTATGAGGCGATAGGGAGGATGGTCGCCTTCTCAGAAGACACCGGCTGCCCCTTCTACATCGTCCACATGAGTACCAAGGAGGGAGTAAGGGAGTTGAAGAAGGCAAAGGAGAGAGGGATAAGGGCCACGGGTGAGACGTGCGTGCAGTATCTCACCCTCACGGCGGACGATGTGGACAGGACCCTCGGCAAGGTGAATCCTCCACTGCGCAAGGACAGGGTTCATGCTGAGAGACTTTGGGAGGCCTTGGAGGAAGGGATTATCGAATGTATCGGCTCTGACCATGCCCCCTGCGCCAGGAAACACAAGACCGATTTCTGGACAGCCACTGTGGGGATGGCCGGAATCCAGACGCTCATACCGGTCCTGTTGAGCGAGGGGGTCAACAAGGGGAGGATTACGATCAACAAGGTGGCGGAAGTGTGCAGCTACAACGTTGCCAGGAACTTCGGGCTGCTGCCCCGCAAGGGGGTCATAGAGGTGGGGGCGGATGCCGATCTGGCTGTCGTGGACTTGACCAAGAAGTCCACGGTCCGGGCGGACAGGCTCTATCACATATCGGACTTCAGCCCCTTTGAAGGTTGGGAATTGACGGGTTCGGTTCGATACACGATTCTCAGGGGGAGGGTGATCCTTGAAGACGGCGAGTTTACAGGTAAGACCGGTTTGTCGAAATTCATTCCCAGGCCGCTCAAGAACCGCCGGGATTAG
- a CDS encoding ABC transporter ATP-binding protein, which produces MLEISDLDVHYGVIPAIEGVSLRVGDGKIVALVGANGAGKSTTLKATVGVLRPKKGTILYDGVDVTGLSADKRVRMGIVLVPEGRQIFTTLTVKENLVIGAYHRRDTEGIKKDMQWIYDLFPVLKERESQLAGTLSGGEQQMLAFGRGLMSQPKLLLLDEPSLGLAPLTVRGVYDAIQKILGAGLTILLVEQNVNIALRLATYVYVMEAGRIAMQGRPEEIMENEDIKKAYLGG; this is translated from the coding sequence TTGCTTGAGATCAGTGACCTAGATGTACACTACGGCGTTATTCCGGCCATAGAGGGTGTGTCCCTGAGAGTCGGCGACGGAAAGATCGTTGCTCTGGTGGGAGCAAACGGCGCCGGCAAGAGTACGACCCTTAAGGCCACGGTGGGTGTGCTCCGCCCTAAGAAGGGTACCATCCTATACGATGGGGTAGATGTGACCGGACTCTCGGCGGACAAACGGGTGAGGATGGGCATTGTCCTGGTACCCGAGGGAAGACAGATCTTCACCACTCTGACGGTCAAGGAAAACCTCGTCATAGGAGCCTATCACAGGCGGGATACCGAGGGGATCAAGAAGGATATGCAATGGATATACGATCTTTTCCCCGTGCTGAAAGAGAGGGAATCCCAGCTGGCCGGTACTCTGAGTGGAGGTGAGCAGCAGATGCTTGCCTTTGGGAGAGGGCTGATGAGCCAGCCCAAACTGCTTCTTCTGGACGAACCCTCTCTGGGCCTTGCCCCCCTGACCGTCAGGGGTGTCTATGATGCCATCCAGAAAATACTGGGGGCCGGCCTCACGATCCTCCTTGTGGAGCAGAACGTCAATATCGCACTCCGACTGGCCACCTATGTGTACGTCATGGAGGCGGGACGGATTGCAATGCAGGGCCGCCCAGAAGAGATAATGGAAAACGAGGACATCAAGAAGGCTTATCTCGGTGGTTGA